From Haloglomus litoreum, the proteins below share one genomic window:
- the aspS gene encoding aspartate--tRNA(Asn) ligase codes for MEDRTYTAEAEPGDHVTVAGWAHEIRDLGGIAFLIVRDTTGKIQVKFEKDEMDDDLVETGTEVTRESVVQVTGAVEEEERAPTGVEVVPESVEVIAPAEPELPLDPSGKVDAELSTRLDNRTLDVRRPEAQAIFEIRAEVLRAVRDYFRGEGCTEINTPKIVATGTEGGTELFPVTYFGREAFMNQSPQLFKQLMVGSGLERVFEVGPIFRAEEHNTPRHLNEATMIDFESAFIDHEEAMDVCEGTLMAAYEAVAENCGDELETLDMTEAFEVPEEGFPRLTYEEAIERINATGELDEHLVWGDDLPTEGEKALGDEIGGHYFIKDWPSEIKPFYIQDYDDDPEYSKGFDLMHPRMELVSGGQREHRYDALVEGFEQQGLDPDQFEYYTKMFKYGMPPHAGWAYGVERLVMTMLGLANIREAVLFPRDRQRLSP; via the coding sequence ATGGAAGATAGAACGTACACCGCGGAGGCCGAGCCGGGCGACCACGTGACGGTCGCGGGCTGGGCCCACGAGATCCGCGACCTCGGCGGCATCGCCTTCCTCATCGTCCGGGACACGACCGGGAAGATCCAGGTCAAGTTCGAGAAGGACGAGATGGACGACGACCTCGTCGAGACGGGCACCGAGGTCACGCGTGAGTCCGTCGTGCAGGTCACCGGTGCCGTCGAGGAGGAGGAGCGTGCGCCCACGGGTGTCGAGGTCGTCCCCGAATCCGTCGAGGTCATCGCCCCGGCCGAGCCGGAACTGCCGCTCGACCCGTCCGGGAAGGTCGACGCCGAACTCTCCACGCGCCTGGACAACCGCACGCTGGACGTGCGCCGGCCGGAGGCCCAGGCCATCTTCGAGATCCGCGCCGAGGTCCTCCGCGCGGTCCGTGACTACTTCCGCGGCGAGGGCTGCACGGAGATCAACACGCCGAAGATCGTCGCCACGGGCACCGAGGGCGGGACGGAGCTGTTCCCGGTGACGTACTTCGGGCGCGAGGCGTTCATGAACCAGAGCCCGCAGCTGTTCAAGCAGCTGATGGTCGGCTCCGGACTCGAACGGGTCTTCGAGGTCGGCCCCATCTTCCGCGCGGAGGAGCACAACACCCCGCGCCACCTGAACGAGGCGACGATGATCGACTTCGAGTCCGCGTTCATCGACCACGAGGAGGCGATGGACGTCTGCGAGGGCACGCTGATGGCCGCGTACGAGGCCGTCGCGGAGAACTGCGGGGACGAGCTGGAGACCCTGGACATGACGGAGGCGTTCGAGGTGCCCGAGGAGGGTTTCCCGCGGCTGACCTACGAGGAGGCCATCGAGCGCATCAACGCGACCGGCGAACTCGACGAGCACCTGGTGTGGGGCGACGACCTCCCCACGGAGGGCGAGAAGGCCCTCGGCGACGAGATCGGCGGCCACTACTTCATCAAGGACTGGCCCTCCGAGATCAAGCCGTTCTACATCCAGGACTACGACGACGACCCCGAGTACTCGAAGGGCTTCGACCTGATGCATCCGCGGATGGAACTGGTCTCGGGCGGCCAGCGTGAGCACCGCTACGACGCCCTGGTGGAGGGCTTCGAGCAGCAGGGTCTCGACCCCGACCAGTTCGAGTACTACACGAAGATGTTCAAGTACGGCATGCCGCCCCACGCAGGCTGGGCGTACGGTGTCGAGCGCCTCGTCATGACGATGCTCGGTCTCGCCAACATCCGTGAGGCCGTGCTGTTCCCGCGAGACCGACAGCGGCTGAGCCCGTAG
- a CDS encoding phosphoglycerol geranylgeranyltransferase has translation MSGTPWSDWTHITKLDPDKELVAGETFGDVCETGTDAIEIGGTTGMTEEKMERVVEACVAHDVPVYIEPSHSATVVHDEGLDGYLIPIVFNAGDIAWVTGAHKEWVRSDPDIDWERTHTEAYIVLNPESSVAEYTQADCDLDAEEVAAYATAAERMFGQEIIYIEYSGTLGDTDKVGAARDALDEATLFYGGGIHDYDSARTMGEHADTVIVGDLVHDEGVDAVRETVEGARDAQTATR, from the coding sequence ATGAGCGGCACGCCGTGGTCCGACTGGACCCACATCACCAAGCTCGACCCCGACAAGGAGCTGGTCGCGGGCGAGACGTTCGGTGACGTCTGCGAGACCGGCACGGACGCCATCGAGATCGGCGGCACGACCGGGATGACCGAGGAGAAGATGGAGCGGGTCGTCGAGGCCTGCGTGGCTCACGACGTGCCCGTCTACATCGAGCCCTCCCACTCCGCGACCGTCGTCCACGACGAGGGGCTGGACGGCTACCTCATCCCCATCGTGTTCAACGCCGGCGACATCGCGTGGGTCACCGGCGCCCACAAGGAGTGGGTCCGCTCGGACCCGGACATCGACTGGGAGCGGACCCACACGGAGGCGTACATCGTCCTCAACCCCGAGTCGTCGGTCGCGGAGTACACGCAGGCCGACTGCGACCTCGACGCCGAGGAGGTCGCGGCCTACGCCACCGCCGCCGAGCGGATGTTCGGCCAGGAGATCATCTACATCGAGTACTCGGGCACGCTCGGCGACACCGACAAGGTCGGTGCCGCCCGCGACGCGCTGGACGAGGCCACGCTCTTCTACGGCGGCGGCATCCACGACTACGACTCCGCCCGGACGATGGGCGAACACGCGGACACGGTCATCGTCGGCGACCTCGTCCACGACGAGGGCGTCGATGCAGTCCGGGAGACGGTCGAGGGCGCGCGCGACGCCCAGACCGCGACCCGATAG